In the genome of Anas platyrhynchos isolate ZD024472 breed Pekin duck chromosome 21, IASCAAS_PekinDuck_T2T, whole genome shotgun sequence, one region contains:
- the PPP1R3D gene encoding protein phosphatase 1 regulatory subunit 3D, with protein sequence MEVRGPRRNPSYLSDLYQNMLRAEGAAARGQQQQVPAARTSSSTSVLSSASAKGGPQTNQLKSSTSSTCDPALRPIIRRRARSLPTTPERRKRAAVQCQVPRCQSRMNRVRFADALGLELTEVKVFQTGEDPSIPLHVLSRLSINSDLWYSSLDLEFTMQCLVPDFQQPADCMDFSARLQEQQVCLERVTSSDLGLSGTIQVCNVAFEKQVSVRYTFNQWKSLHEVAAHWHSSIPEKNGQGQVDVFTFFLPVPPFLLQLSSVVQFAARYQVNGQEYWDNNRGKNYSLTCRTHPLKMPRECEESWIHFI encoded by the coding sequence ATGGAGGTGCGAGGCCCTCGGAGGAACCCCAGCTACCTGTCCGATCTCTACCAGAACATGCTGCGGGCGGAGGGAGCAGCGGCacgagggcagcagcagcaggtaccAGCAGCACgtaccagcagcagcacgtcTGTGCTGAGCAGTGCCTCAGCCAAGGGGGGACCTCAGACAAACCAGCTTAAGAGCAGCACTTCCAGCACCTGCGACCCAGCGTTACGGCCCATCATACGCCGCCGGGCGAGATCGTTGCCTACAACACCTGAAAGGAGGAAGCGAGCAGCGGTGCAATGCCAAGTTCCCAGGTGCCAGAGCCGTATGAACAGGGTGAGGTTTGCTGATGCTCTGGGCTTGGAGCTCACCGAAGTGAAAGTCTTCCAGACTGGGGAGGATCCATCCATCCCCTTGCATGTCCTTTCCAGGCTGTCCATAAACTCAGACCTCTGGTACAGCAGCTTGGACTTGGAGTTCACCATGCAGTGCTTAGTCCCTGActtccagcagcctgcagaCTGCATGGATTTCTCTGCCCGACTTCAGGAGCAGCAGGTGTGTCTTGAACGAGTGACCAGTTCAGATCTGGGGCTCAGCGGCACCATCCAAGTTTGCAATGTTGCTTTTGAGAAGCAGGTGTCTGTGCGGTACACCTTCAACCAGTGGAAGAGCCTCCATGAAGTGGCTGCTCATTGGCACAGTAGCATCCCTGAGAAAAATGGGCAGGGTCAGGTTGATGTTTTCACATTCTTTCTCCCCGtgcctcctttcctcctccagctgtctTCAGTAGTCCAGTTTGCAGCAAGGTATCAAGTCAACGGGCAGGAGTATTGGGATAACAACAGGGGCAAAAACTACAGTCTGACTTGCCGGACTCACCCCCTCAAGATGCCTAGAGAATGTGAGGAGAGCTGGATCCACTTCATCTGA
- the FAM217B gene encoding protein FAM217B isoform X1, with protein MGPGIQEHPLLLHRKTQKKEIQINENHKGMVNNGKSHPNTKGLKKPVSHVKLTPGTLGKNVSSASEKTSHDTQYGNQPSTFRKGRNQLDDNAQSKRITSVCTSLPRVQGSKKSLPEARQSESLVHRIPPAIKGSTQGSFCKVKDVPVQHFYCSKKEKFEKNREEYVAEAGPCSSKWQGASAGEMFLDFQSVQIIKEDAEDDSASDLSDSERIPIPPSPCTPPELILRAEEIDPGCLEHVPNTGFKESEYYYPDFLPPPFNSWDLKQLAIFVNVEGKSEFRPKPTGFLEKYIDRLLQLEWLQMQTVQNEKVKAAKARPQTAPSAIRTLKSPGKCKALFSPLPSKQLAPQESVTKLPACYSGHRGDLYCEESRQFCSHPGHLKLSERIGYAMSSQRQSGEVRSELKKTTAKQQLLNIQPPENKSKIQNVGNIRPPKQASVYHGSAAPMKGVKTYACTNPKKNGNANNYVPSKKPTGDRKIKTNGTKQTSHKLK; from the exons ATGGGACCAGGCATTCAAGAACATCCTTTATTACTGCacagaaagacacagaaaaaggaaatccaAATCAATGAAAACCACAAAGGAATGGTAAA TAATGGAAAAAGCCATCCAAACACCAAAGGACTAAAGAAACCAGTTTCTCATGTGAAACTGACTCCTGGAACATTAGGGAAAAATGTATCAAGTGCCAGTGAAAAG ACTTCCCACGATACTCAATATGGCAACCAACCAAGTACTTTTAGGAAGGGAAGAAATCAACTGGATGACAATGCTCAGTCAAAACG gatCACGAGTGTTTGTACATCACTTCCTAGAGTACAAGGATCAAAGAAGAGTCTCCCAGAAGCAAGGCAAAGTGAATCTTTAGTGCACAGGATCCCTCCTGCCATAAAAGGCAGCACACAAGGTAGCTTCTGTAAGGTTAAAGACGTGCCAGtacaacatttttattgcagtaaaaaagaaaaatttgaaaagaatCGTGAAGAATATGTTGCTGAAGCTGGTCCATGCTCCTCTAAATGGCAAGGAGCATCTGCAGGTGAAATGTTTCTTGATTTTCAATCGGTACAAATTATTAAAGAAGATGCTGAAGATGATAGTGCCAGTGATCTCTCTGATTCAGAAAGGATTCCCATTCCTCCATCTCCCTGCACACCACCAGAACTCATACTCCGAGCTGAGGAAATTGATCCAGGTTGTTTGGAGCATGTACCTAATACAGGTTTTAAAGAATCAGAATATTACTACCCAGACTTCCTGCCACCCCCTTTCAACTCATGGGACTTGAAGCAACTGGCCATCTTTGTTAATGTAGAGGGTAAATCTGAATTTCGACCAAAGCCAACAGGATTTCTGGAGAAATACATTGATCGCCTTCTGCAGCTGGAATGGCTGCAAATGCAGACTGTACAGAACGAGAAGGTAAAGGCAGCCAAAGCCAGACCACAGACTGCTCCCAGTGCCATACGTACCCTAAAAAGCCCTGGCAAATGCAAAGCATTGTTCAGCCCATTGCCTAGCAAGCAATTGGCTCCCCAGGAAAGTGTTACAAAGCTCCCTGCATGCTATTCAGGTCACAGGGGAGATTTATACTGTGAAGAAAGTCGACAGTTCTGTTCACATCCAGGTCACTTGAAACTATCTGAGAGAATAGGATATGCAATGTCTTCTCAGAGACAATCTGGTGAAGTAAGAAgtgaactgaaaaaaacaactgcaaagCAACAGCTTCTCAATATTCAGCCACCTGAGAACAAATCTAAAATTCAAAATGTTGGTAACATCAGACCCCCTAAGCAAGCATCAGTATACCATGGTTCAGCTGCTCCCATGAAAGGCGTAAAAACATATGCATGTACAAACCCAAAGAAAAATGGCAATGCTAACAATTACGTTCCTTCTAAAAAACCAACAGGGgacaggaaaattaaaacaaatggcACGAAGCAAACATCgcacaaattaaaatga
- the FAM217B gene encoding protein FAM217B isoform X2 — protein sequence MKTTKECNGKSHPNTKGLKKPVSHVKLTPGTLGKNVSSASEKTSHDTQYGNQPSTFRKGRNQLDDNAQSKRITSVCTSLPRVQGSKKSLPEARQSESLVHRIPPAIKGSTQGSFCKVKDVPVQHFYCSKKEKFEKNREEYVAEAGPCSSKWQGASAGEMFLDFQSVQIIKEDAEDDSASDLSDSERIPIPPSPCTPPELILRAEEIDPGCLEHVPNTGFKESEYYYPDFLPPPFNSWDLKQLAIFVNVEGKSEFRPKPTGFLEKYIDRLLQLEWLQMQTVQNEKVKAAKARPQTAPSAIRTLKSPGKCKALFSPLPSKQLAPQESVTKLPACYSGHRGDLYCEESRQFCSHPGHLKLSERIGYAMSSQRQSGEVRSELKKTTAKQQLLNIQPPENKSKIQNVGNIRPPKQASVYHGSAAPMKGVKTYACTNPKKNGNANNYVPSKKPTGDRKIKTNGTKQTSHKLK from the exons ATGAAAACCACAAAGGAATG TAATGGAAAAAGCCATCCAAACACCAAAGGACTAAAGAAACCAGTTTCTCATGTGAAACTGACTCCTGGAACATTAGGGAAAAATGTATCAAGTGCCAGTGAAAAG ACTTCCCACGATACTCAATATGGCAACCAACCAAGTACTTTTAGGAAGGGAAGAAATCAACTGGATGACAATGCTCAGTCAAAACG gatCACGAGTGTTTGTACATCACTTCCTAGAGTACAAGGATCAAAGAAGAGTCTCCCAGAAGCAAGGCAAAGTGAATCTTTAGTGCACAGGATCCCTCCTGCCATAAAAGGCAGCACACAAGGTAGCTTCTGTAAGGTTAAAGACGTGCCAGtacaacatttttattgcagtaaaaaagaaaaatttgaaaagaatCGTGAAGAATATGTTGCTGAAGCTGGTCCATGCTCCTCTAAATGGCAAGGAGCATCTGCAGGTGAAATGTTTCTTGATTTTCAATCGGTACAAATTATTAAAGAAGATGCTGAAGATGATAGTGCCAGTGATCTCTCTGATTCAGAAAGGATTCCCATTCCTCCATCTCCCTGCACACCACCAGAACTCATACTCCGAGCTGAGGAAATTGATCCAGGTTGTTTGGAGCATGTACCTAATACAGGTTTTAAAGAATCAGAATATTACTACCCAGACTTCCTGCCACCCCCTTTCAACTCATGGGACTTGAAGCAACTGGCCATCTTTGTTAATGTAGAGGGTAAATCTGAATTTCGACCAAAGCCAACAGGATTTCTGGAGAAATACATTGATCGCCTTCTGCAGCTGGAATGGCTGCAAATGCAGACTGTACAGAACGAGAAGGTAAAGGCAGCCAAAGCCAGACCACAGACTGCTCCCAGTGCCATACGTACCCTAAAAAGCCCTGGCAAATGCAAAGCATTGTTCAGCCCATTGCCTAGCAAGCAATTGGCTCCCCAGGAAAGTGTTACAAAGCTCCCTGCATGCTATTCAGGTCACAGGGGAGATTTATACTGTGAAGAAAGTCGACAGTTCTGTTCACATCCAGGTCACTTGAAACTATCTGAGAGAATAGGATATGCAATGTCTTCTCAGAGACAATCTGGTGAAGTAAGAAgtgaactgaaaaaaacaactgcaaagCAACAGCTTCTCAATATTCAGCCACCTGAGAACAAATCTAAAATTCAAAATGTTGGTAACATCAGACCCCCTAAGCAAGCATCAGTATACCATGGTTCAGCTGCTCCCATGAAAGGCGTAAAAACATATGCATGTACAAACCCAAAGAAAAATGGCAATGCTAACAATTACGTTCCTTCTAAAAAACCAACAGGGgacaggaaaattaaaacaaatggcACGAAGCAAACATCgcacaaattaaaatga